The Caulobacter vibrioides sequence GCGCCCGGGCGCCAGGGCGCGTCCTTGAGCAGCACCAGCAGCAACGGGAACACCCAGGCCATCAGCGCGACCAGCAGTCCGACGCTGATCACCATGAACATCGCCAACCAGCGGAACTGGCGGCAGCGGCGGCGGAAGGCGAGGATTTCGGTCTGGCTCATGGTCGGCTGTCGGGGTCTGGAACCTGTCTCGTCTTTAATCTTGACTTAAAGATCACAACTCCGCAACTTTATCTCTAACTTAAATTTCGTGAGCGCCGCCGATGTCCGCCGCCCTTGAGACCCAAGGCCTGTCCCGCCGCTTCGGCGCGCGCGTGGCGGTCGATGATCTGTCGATGACCGTACCGGAGCGGGCGGTCTATGGCTTTCTGGGCCGCAACGGCGCGGGCAAGACCACGACCTTGAAGATGATCCTGGGCTTGATCCGGCCCAGCGCCGGAACCGCGAGGGTCAACGGGATCGACGTCTCCCGCGACCGGATCGGCGCGGCCAGGCAGATCGGCGCGCTGCTGGAGGCGCACGGCTTCTATGGCAATCTGACGGGCCGAGAGAACCTTGGACTGACCGCCACGCTGATCGGCTTGCGCGCCACCGAGATCGACCGCGTGCTGGACGTCGTTGAGATGAGCGCCGACGCCGACCGCAAGGTGGGCGGCTACTCGCTGGGCATGCGCCAACGCCTTGGCCTTGCGCGGGCTATGCTGGGCGCGCCGCCGATCCTGGTGCTGGACGAGCCGACCAATGGCCTTGACCCCGACGGCATCGCCGACATGCGCCGGTTCCTCAGAAGCCTGCCAGACCGGACGGGCGCGACCGTTCTGCTGTCCAGCCACCTGCTCGGTGAGATCGAGCAGACCGCGACCCATGTCGGCGTGGTCAATGACGGTCGATTGGTTCTTGAGGGCGAGCTCTCGCGATTGAAAGCCGATCTAGCGCCGGAGATTCTGGTCCGGACCGGCGACCGCACGGCCGCGATCTCGCTGCTGTTGAGCCGGGGCTATTCGCCGGTCAGCGACGAGAGCGGTCTGGTCCTGGCTCTGAAACCCGGCGCCGATCCCGATCAGGCCGCCGCCGAGCTGGCCCGTCTGCTGGTCGCGGCCGGCGTACCGGTCTTCGCGATCGGTCCCCGTCCCAAGACGCTCGAAGACATCTATCGCCGCGTCGCCAAGTCCGCCGTCACCACCGCCGAGGCCGCCTGATGCTCGCCGTCCTGTCAGTCGAAATCCGCAAGCTGAACCGTTCGCTGGCCGCGCTGCTGGCCGTATCGGCTCCGACCCTGATCGCCATCTTCCTGTTCTTCAACATGTCGCGGGGCAAGAAGGGCGCGCCCTGGGAGATGTGGCTGCAGAGCTCCAGCGGGGTCTGGGCGTTCTTCATGCTGCCGATGAGCGTGACGGCTCTGACCGCCTTGGTCGCTCACATGGAGCATGGGCCACGCAGTTGGGACCACCTGCGAGCCTTGCCCGTCGCGCGCTGGAAATTCTACGCCGCCAAGGCCATCTGCGTGATCGGCCTGATCGCCGGCATGACCGTGCTGAACCTGCTGCTAACCTGGGCCGCCATAGCGGCCGCCTCGGCCCTGAAGCCGGCGGTGACCCCGATCGGGACGCTGGATCTCGCCAAGCTGGCCGCGCTGAACGGCAAGATCCTGCTGGCCGCCACCCTGATGATCGCGATCCAACTGTGGACGGCGATACGCTTCTCCAGCTTCGTGCCAGCCCTGGCCTTGGGGGTCGGCGGGACCTTCTTTTCGGTGGTCGCCACCTCGGCCAAGGCCGGGGTGTTCTTTCCCTGGCAGATGCCGATCAACATGATCGCCAAGGAGGCCTGGCGGGTGGACACCGCCCTCGCCCTGGGTGGCGGATTAGGCGCGGTGGTGCTGGTCCTGGCTATCCTTCATCTGGCGCGCCGCGAGGTGGTCTGAGAGCCGCGCAGTCCGGCGCGGCCCATGCTAAGTCCCCCCGCGCGAGACAAGGCGAGGGATCATGACCGAACAGGCGCTCATCGGTTTGATTGGCGGCATGAGCTGGGAGAGCTCGGCCCAATACTATCGGCTGATCAACGAGGCGGTGCGTGAACGCCTGGGCGGCGTGGCTTCAGCGCGGACCTTGCTGTGGTCGTTCGACTTCGCCGAGATCGAGCGTCTGCAGCACGCCGGGCGCTGGCCTGAGCTGTCGCGACGCCTGGCCGACGCGGCGCGGGCGCTGGAAGCGGGCGGCGCGGACTTTCTGGTGCTTTGCACCAACACCATGCATCGCGAGGCCGACGAGATCGAAGCGGCGGTGCATATCCCGCTATTGCACATCGCCGATCCGACCGGCGAGGCGATCAAGGCGGCGGGGCTCTCCACGGTGGGCCTGCTGGGCACGGCCTTTACTATGGAACACGACTTCTATCGTGGGCGTCTTGAGAAGAGGCACGGCCTTTCCGTCCTGACGCCGGATGCGGACGACCGCGCGACCGTTCACCGGATCATCTATGAGGAACTGGTCGCCGGCCAGGTGCTGGACGCCTCGCGCGAGGCCTACAGAGCGGTGATCGCGCGCCTCATCGCGCGCGGCGCTGAGGCGATCATCCTGGGCTGCACCGAGATCATGCTGCTGGTCTCGCAGGCGGACAGCGCCGTGCCGGTGTTCGACACAACCACCCTGCACGCGATGGCGGCCGTCGACCGGGCGCTGAGCCCTCCCGCACGCTAGTAGGGCAGGTTGTCCTGGGCCGGCTGCCCTGGTGCGGGCGCGACGGGCGGCGGCGCTTCCAGCTCCGAGGCCGCGCGCGAGAACTCGGCCGACAGCGTCTCGTAGAAGCCGTTGCGCGGATCAGGCTCGCTCTGCGGCGCCGGATCGGGCAGCAACCACTCGAAGTCGCGGACGGCCAAGGTCTGGTGGGCGCTCATCATGAAGCGCCGCCAGATGCTGGCGGGGATGTCGCCACCCACAACCTTGTTCATCGGCTTTTCGTCGTCGTTACCGACCCAGACACCGGTGACGTAGTCGGGTGTGAAGCCCACGAACCAGGCGTCGCG is a genomic window containing:
- a CDS encoding ABC transporter ATP-binding protein, with translation MSAALETQGLSRRFGARVAVDDLSMTVPERAVYGFLGRNGAGKTTTLKMILGLIRPSAGTARVNGIDVSRDRIGAARQIGALLEAHGFYGNLTGRENLGLTATLIGLRATEIDRVLDVVEMSADADRKVGGYSLGMRQRLGLARAMLGAPPILVLDEPTNGLDPDGIADMRRFLRSLPDRTGATVLLSSHLLGEIEQTATHVGVVNDGRLVLEGELSRLKADLAPEILVRTGDRTAAISLLLSRGYSPVSDESGLVLALKPGADPDQAAAELARLLVAAGVPVFAIGPRPKTLEDIYRRVAKSAVTTAEAA
- a CDS encoding ABC transporter permease — protein: MLAVLSVEIRKLNRSLAALLAVSAPTLIAIFLFFNMSRGKKGAPWEMWLQSSSGVWAFFMLPMSVTALTALVAHMEHGPRSWDHLRALPVARWKFYAAKAICVIGLIAGMTVLNLLLTWAAIAAASALKPAVTPIGTLDLAKLAALNGKILLAATLMIAIQLWTAIRFSSFVPALALGVGGTFFSVVATSAKAGVFFPWQMPINMIAKEAWRVDTALALGGGLGAVVLVLAILHLARREVV
- a CDS encoding aspartate/glutamate racemase family protein, with translation MTEQALIGLIGGMSWESSAQYYRLINEAVRERLGGVASARTLLWSFDFAEIERLQHAGRWPELSRRLADAARALEAGGADFLVLCTNTMHREADEIEAAVHIPLLHIADPTGEAIKAAGLSTVGLLGTAFTMEHDFYRGRLEKRHGLSVLTPDADDRATVHRIIYEELVAGQVLDASREAYRAVIARLIARGAEAIILGCTEIMLLVSQADSAVPVFDTTTLHAMAAVDRALSPPAR